ATCTCTGTTGATTTTGTTATAAAAATACTTGAAATGTATATTTTTTTAAAACGTTGGACTATCTTTATATTTATAGGATGATGCATGTGAAAGGAAGATTAAATGAAATGGTTCAAATTTATAGTATTTCCCATCATTTTTTACGCTTATACCTCTCTTGTTTTTGCCGATGTCATTAAAGTAGGAACCATGATTTTCTACCCACCGTTTGTCATGTCCGTCAATCAAGGATTTGATGTGGATTTAATTCAGTCTCTTTGTCGTAGAACGAATTTGCAATGTCAGATGGTGCCTATGGATTTTAATAAAATTTTTGGAGCATTAGACTCAGGAGCTATTGATGTGGCTATTGGGGGGATTGTCATTACCCCAGAAAGGTTGAATCGCTATATATTTACTACTCCTTATTTGCTTAGTAAAGGAGAGTTTTTAACGCTACAGGATAATAATCTCCAGTCCATCACCGGTTTAAAGGGAAAGAGCGTTGGCGTCATCAGAGGCGAACAAGACGAAGGAGTCTTTTATAATTATTTAAATACCAATTATGCCGATGAATTTCAAATTAAAGCTTTTGATGATATAGCGGATGTTCTTACTGCTTTATCTAATAAAGAGATTGCAGCAGCATTCGTCCATGAATCGACAGCCATTTATTGGCAACAAAATGGAGGAGGACAATTTCAATTGCTGGGACCTCCGACCATTATAGGCGAAGGGATGGGAATCATGGCGCTGCCCAAAAATATCAACTTAATTCAGCAATTTAATCAGCAGCTTCAAATTATGGAAAACGATGGAACTTACATTAATTTATACAGTACTTATCTTGGGAATGTTCTATAGGAACATTTAAGCATAGCTGTGCAAAAGAAATTGGAACCTGTTCTTCGGGATGATTTGTTGCCATCGATGTCTGTTTAATCTGGATACCTGAATATTGAAATAAACGTGGTGGCATCTTCCTTGATGATGACTGCATTTTTCCCCAAGTCCCATTGTTTCCAAGACGCATTTTATTTTAAACGATATGGGGCACGCATGAGGCTTAGAAAAGTTTTTTAGCCCTTCCGGGCCGTTTGCTTCATAGAGAGTGAGATATTTTGTTGGAGTTCTTCCATGACTGGCATAGCGGCGACAAGTTCAACATCAACGCTTAGACTGATAACAATCATGGCTTTATTATTCATATCACGCTTCCTTCAGACTGAATATAAATATGCGATTTCGTAAGTTTTCAGGCGCACTTCAATATTTATAGCCTTGTAGCCTGGTTAATGCTTGCGGTAACCGGGTTTTAAGTCATTTATTCCCCCGCATCGCGACACTCATTTTTAATATTTTCTTTGCACAGTTGCATGCAATGATTATCTTCACGACTTCGGCATTTATCGATGCATAACGTTAGCTGTTGTTGTACACATAGCGCTTGATCGCTTTGTTGTGCTTGCATGGCTTCTTCAGAAACATCAGCCGCTTGCGCGGGAAGAAAAAATAATACCCATAGCAGACCGATGATGTATTTGTTCATAATAGACACTCCTTACCTATTTTTTCTCAATATAGCAATTGAATGATGCAGTCACCATAGTACAACTTAAAAGCATGCTTGCAATCCCCAAAGGTTTTTTGAATAATGCCCGGTTGATTGCTTATCTTAAGTTTAGGGGGAGAACAAAACGGTGATAAACATAAAATGGAAACCATTGACTCTGGCATGCGTAGGAACATGTCTGGCCATCAATGTGCATGCAAGTAGCCGAGATGGGCTTTATTTTGGTGCAGGTATTGGTGCGGCATTCGACCAATTTGATTTAACAACAAAAAACATCATCAATGGGTTTACTGTAAAAAGCCCAATGAATGAAAAAACCAGTGCGGTCGGGAATGTGTTTGTTGGCTATGGTGGCACCGCTGATTCCGGATTTTATTTGGCAGGAGAACTTGGCACTTATTTTCCTAGCCGTTCTGCCACGAATTATGGTCGTCCGGGCGTATTTATCACTGCGTCAACATTTACTGATACCATGCGTGTTCAAGATTACGCGACTATCGATGCATTGCCCGGGTATCGACTGAATGAAGCTTGGCTATTATATGGACGAGCTGGTTTAACCTATGCTCATTTTGAGCTTAATCAAGCAGCGACTGCGTTGGTGCCAGCGTTTAATTCTTCTGAAAATAAATGGGGTGGACGAATTGGTGCGGGGTTAAATTTTGCATTTAATAGTAATCTAGGTATTGGTTTAGATTACTTCTATACGCATTATCCAAAAGTGAATACAACGGCAGGAGCGTTTAATACCAGTTTTACCCAGCAAGTATGCAGCAATTACGTCGGAATTTCTGCTTTATATACTATATAGGGTTATACTGTAGACCTCTCCTCTATGGAGAGGTTATTTTTTATCAATTCAAGACTGATGTTTTAGTGGCATTGACTATATTCCATTAAAATGTCATTGATTAACATTATTTGCTTTTAATTTCATTATCATGAAAGCAGAATACTGGCAGCAAAAATGGCAATCCAACGAGATTGGATTCAATCAGGCAGAACCTAATCAATTAATGCAGCGTTATTTTTCCTGTTTAAATCTGGAGTCGCATGCCCGGATTTTTGTTCCTTTATGCGGAAAAAGTATCGATATGTTATGGCTTTCAGCCCAAGGATATGAAGTCATTGGTGTGGAGCTCAGCCAACTGGCCTGCGATGCTTTTTTTAAAGAAAACAATAAGGTGGCTAGCGTATTTGAACTTTCAGCTTTTACTGTGTTTCAGAAAGAGCCCATTACTTTGTTTGCAGGGGATTTTTTTCAATTAAGTAAAAAACAAATTGGTCAGCTCGATGCTGTGTATGATCGGGCAGCATTGATTGCATTACCTACTGAGTTACGTAAACGCTATGTGGCTTATTTATTGACATTACTGGATAAAAACACACAGGTATTTTTAATCGTCACGTCTTATGATCAGCGTGACATGGAAGGGCCGCCATTTTCAGTAGATGAACAGGAAGTTAAGGCGTTGTATGGAGAACATTTTAATATAAAACAGTTGTATAAAAAAATAATTAAGGTTATTCCAGATCACCTTCATGCCAAGGGACTTAAATCTGCGATTGAACAAGTATATTGTTTGCAAACTAAGTGATCATAACTGCTTCAAACGTAACCATAACAATTCATATGCTATAATGTTTGTACACCATTGAGATATCTTATTATCAGGGAACGAATTATGAATAAATTACATTTAAAATTATGTGTGTTAATGGCTGCAATGGGGATATCTTTACCTGGGTGGGCGGAAGATACTCCATGTAAATCATTGGCTGAAGCTTGCGTGCAAGAGGGATATTATATTGGCGGCAATAAAGTTGGGAAAGGATTAGTGGAAGATTGTGTCATGCCAATTATTAATCATAAAAAACGATACCCAATGTTACATTCAGTGAAGATCAGCTTCAGCAATGCAAAGCAGAGCTGGATAAAAAACTGCAGCGAGAAAACGTCAAAATGAATCAAGGAACTAATCAAGAATAAAAATTAGTCTTAAGGTCAGGTGTTTTTCTACTTGGCCTGACCTTAAGATAAGTAAATATTAGGTTCTAATAACAAGCGTGTAGTATTGTTTTATCATTTTGCAAATGAAAGATCAGTTACCTAATCTGTAAAGGTCAATGTCTTAGGACGGTTTTGATTTAATGAAAAAAAATATCATATTATTTATTGTTTCTTTTGCCATGTTCATGGAAACAGTAGATACCACCATCATTAATACGGCCGTTCCAATGATGGCGCGCAGTTTAAATGTAAATCCCATAGACCTTAAATTAGCTTTAATCAGTTATTTGGTTAGTTTGGCTATTTTTATTCCAATTAGTGGTTGGATAGCAGACAAATATGGCGTTAAAAAAATCTTTATAGCTGCTATTTCTATTTTTACTCTGAGCTCAATTTGGTGTGGATTTTCGCATAGTTTATCAGAGCTGATTATTGCACGATTTATACAAGGTTTAGGGGGATCTTTAACGCTTCCTGTTGGACGATTGATCATTGTGCGTACTTGTGAGCGCCATGAATTAGTTGCAAAAATGAGTATTGTAGTGATAGTTGCTGCCGTTGGGATGATGATGGGTCCAGTATTAGGAGGTATTATCACGAATTATTTCTCGTGGCGCTGGATATTTTGGGTAAACGTGCCTGTTGGTTTTCTGGCAATATTTTTATCCATCTATTTATTGCCTGTCATGCCTGCTCTTCCTGTCCATGCATTGGATAAATTTGGTTTCATCTTGTTTGGCAGTGGGCTTGCGTTATTAACTTATGGCTTATCCATCCTTAGTGAATCGGAAGTGCAAGATGTTCATTCCATCTTAATCATTGGAATTTCATGTTTGTTATTGATTTTTTATATTTGGCATTCTCATCGACAGCAACATCCCATCGTGAGAATCGAGCTATTACATTCAAGGACATTTCGTGTTTCTGTGATGGGTAATTTGCTTGCACGCTTAGGATTTGGTGGTCTTCCTTTTTTATTGCCGTTGCTTTTGCAAATTGGTCTTGGATTTTCTCCACAGTTATCTGGATTATTATTGGCACCAACCGCTCTCGGCGTTATTTTGGTGAAGCCTTTGTCAGTGTCCATATTAAGGTTTTTGGGTTATAAAAAATTATTAATTTTAAATACAATTTTGGTTAGTTTAGTACTGTCGATTTTTTCTTTAATTGACCAATTTTCTTCAATTTATAGTATTGGATTTTTAACCTTTATTTATGGGTTTTTAATTTCATTACAATACACAGGTATGAATTCATTGGCATATGCCAATATTTCTCATGAGGATCTTAGTGCTGCAACGAGCATTATGAGTACTATTCAGCAGTTGGCTCAAAGCTTTGGAGTAGCTGCTGCAGCCATTCTTGTAAAATTGTTTTCAATTAAATTTCCCAATCATTTGTCTTTATCCATACATACTTTCCATCAAGTATTTATTGCGATAGGGATATTGACACTTTTATCAACCATTGTATTTATGCATTTGAAAAAAGAGGACGGGCAAGAATTAATTACAATGCCTGCGTCCTAGATGCATTTTAATTTCATTGAATCTGAATCAAATTAGATAACAGGTTGCGAATTCCAGCTTGAAAAAGACAGTCTGCTTTCTGAACGCATTACTTCGTCTAATTGTGGCCGTAACCAGGAGGGCAACATTGCATGTATGGTAACGAAGAGTATTCCTTTTTCTTCCGGACAGGTATTCCAGAATGTTGGTTTATAACGATTAGCACGAGATTCGATTGTTTCGTGATCTATATCTATATTCATTGTGGAAATATGAATTAATTCTTTTAAAGCATTTTGCAAATCAAGCGTCGTTTCAACTTGCCGTATTTTATGCTTCAATAATGGTAATTGTTCTGCTGCGTAGGAAAAATCACCATTCATTTCACAAAGTGTGCACGCCAGCTCAAGCTTGGTGCGTGCATCTGTAATCATCCTGGCTTGACGTATTAGCTCAATTTCTTTTTGGATGCGTTCACGTAATTCATCGATCAGTGGGATTGTAAATGGGAACATGATGAGCATTTAATTAAAAAA
This genomic interval from Legionella oakridgensis ATCC 33761 = DSM 21215 contains the following:
- a CDS encoding transporter substrate-binding domain-containing protein, with the translated sequence MKWFKFIVFPIIFYAYTSLVFADVIKVGTMIFYPPFVMSVNQGFDVDLIQSLCRRTNLQCQMVPMDFNKIFGALDSGAIDVAIGGIVITPERLNRYIFTTPYLLSKGEFLTLQDNNLQSITGLKGKSVGVIRGEQDEGVFYNYLNTNYADEFQIKAFDDIADVLTALSNKEIAAAFVHESTAIYWQQNGGGQFQLLGPPTIIGEGMGIMALPKNINLIQQFNQQLQIMENDGTYINLYSTYLGNVL
- a CDS encoding outer membrane beta-barrel protein, whose translation is MINIKWKPLTLACVGTCLAINVHASSRDGLYFGAGIGAAFDQFDLTTKNIINGFTVKSPMNEKTSAVGNVFVGYGGTADSGFYLAGELGTYFPSRSATNYGRPGVFITASTFTDTMRVQDYATIDALPGYRLNEAWLLYGRAGLTYAHFELNQAATALVPAFNSSENKWGGRIGAGLNFAFNSNLGIGLDYFYTHYPKVNTTAGAFNTSFTQQVCSNYVGISALYTI
- the tmpT gene encoding thiopurine S-methyltransferase: MKAEYWQQKWQSNEIGFNQAEPNQLMQRYFSCLNLESHARIFVPLCGKSIDMLWLSAQGYEVIGVELSQLACDAFFKENNKVASVFELSAFTVFQKEPITLFAGDFFQLSKKQIGQLDAVYDRAALIALPTELRKRYVAYLLTLLDKNTQVFLIVTSYDQRDMEGPPFSVDEQEVKALYGEHFNIKQLYKKIIKVIPDHLHAKGLKSAIEQVYCLQTK
- a CDS encoding DHA2 family efflux MFS transporter permease subunit, whose product is MKKNIILFIVSFAMFMETVDTTIINTAVPMMARSLNVNPIDLKLALISYLVSLAIFIPISGWIADKYGVKKIFIAAISIFTLSSIWCGFSHSLSELIIARFIQGLGGSLTLPVGRLIIVRTCERHELVAKMSIVVIVAAVGMMMGPVLGGIITNYFSWRWIFWVNVPVGFLAIFLSIYLLPVMPALPVHALDKFGFILFGSGLALLTYGLSILSESEVQDVHSILIIGISCLLLIFYIWHSHRQQHPIVRIELLHSRTFRVSVMGNLLARLGFGGLPFLLPLLLQIGLGFSPQLSGLLLAPTALGVILVKPLSVSILRFLGYKKLLILNTILVSLVLSIFSLIDQFSSIYSIGFLTFIYGFLISLQYTGMNSLAYANISHEDLSAATSIMSTIQQLAQSFGVAAAAILVKLFSIKFPNHLSLSIHTFHQVFIAIGILTLLSTIVFMHLKKEDGQELITMPAS